From the genome of Corallococcus macrosporus DSM 14697:
CCACCGCGACCTCAAGCCGGAGAACGTCATGGTGCGCGAGGACGGCGTCCTCAAGCTCATGGACTTCGGCATCGCGCGGCTGATGGACATCGAGGAGCGGATGACCGTCACCGGCACGCTGGTGGGCTCGCCGGCGCACATGGCCCCGGAGATCATCGAAGGCCTGGAGGCGGGCCCCACCGCGGACGTCTTCAGCGTGGGCATCATGTTCTACGCGGCGATGACGGGCCGGCTGCCCTTCAGCGCGCCCAACACCACCGCCACGCTCAAGCGCATCCTGGACGGCGACTACGAGGACCCGCGCCGCCGCGTGCCCGCGCTGTCGGACGCGCTGGCGGACATCTGCGCCACCTGCCTGCAGCGCGACCCGCAGCGGCGCTACCCGGACGCGGCCCGGCTGCGCGACGCGCTGGCGGACCACCTGGCGGGCCTGGGCTTCGCCCGCGTGGGCGAGGAGCTGGTGTCCTTCTTCGCGGACCCGGCGTCGTACCGGAAGCTGGCCCGGCGGCGCATCGTCGCCACGCTGCTGGAGCGCAGCGAGCGGCAGGTCGCGGAGAAGCGCGCGCCGCGCGCCCTGGCCAGCCTCAACCAGGTGCTGGCGCTGGACGCCACCAACGCGCGGGCGCTCGCGCTGCTCAAGGGCATCCAGCGCGCCCAGCGCATCAAGACGTGGCGCCGCCGGGGCCTGCGCCTGGGCGTGGGCGTGGCCGCCGCGGGGCTCCTGGGCCTGGGCGGCTGGAAGGCGCGCCACGCGAACGACGCCGAGGCCACGCCCTCCCCCGTCACCACCGCGCCCGGGGGCGCCGCGGCCACGCCCCCCGCGCCGGACGTCCCCGCCGGAATCGTCCCCACCCCGCCGCCCGGCGACGGCGCGCCGGCCGCGGGCGGGAAGGAGCTGGCCGGACGGCCTGGCACGCCGCAGCCGCCCCGTCCCGCGGCGCCGGGCGCGCGCCCCGCGAAGAGCGCCACGCCGCCGGGGGCGCTGGCGCCTCGGACGGAGAGCGCGCCCGCGGTGGGCGGCGCCGTCCGCGCGGGCGCGGCGCGGCCCTCCGCCGAGGACGAGGAGTCACCTCGCAAGCCCCTGGTGCGCAAGCTGCCGGTGTCCATCCTGGTGCGCCCGTACGGCAGCATCCGCGTGGATGACGGCGCCATCAGCAGCCAGCCGCTCCAGAAGCACGACGTGGAGGTGACGCCGGGCCGCCGCACCGTCACCATCTCCTGCGACTACTGCGAGGACGTGGTGGACACCATCGACGTGCAGCCCGGCGGCGACAACGTCTTCCACCTGCGCGCGCAGCCCAAGGCGTCCCGCCTGTCGGTGGACTTCGAGCCCGCGGGCGCCCAGGTGCGCGTGGGCGACCAGCTCCGCTCCGCGGCGGAGAGCGTGAAGGACCCCTTCGAAATCCGTTCCCCACGAGGCCCCGCGGGCTTCCAGCACACCGTGGTGGTGGAGATCTCCCACCCGGGCTACGTGCCGGAGCGCCGCGTGGTGCACCTGCGGCCCGGCGACCCCACCACGCTGCGCGGGAGCCTCCGCCCCGAATGAGCCGCTGCCTCCCGCTCCTTTTCACGGCGCTGATGCTGCTCGCTCCGGCCGCCACCGTGGCCCAGGACGCCGGGGACCCGGAGGTCGCCGCGCTGCGCGCCAG
Proteins encoded in this window:
- a CDS encoding serine/threonine-protein kinase, with protein sequence MTTLVGRHIGRYRILEQLGSGGMSVVYKGLDTALDREVAVKVLHPHLAGKDESRRRLAREARAVAKLHHPNILEVFDFSAADAQDAFIVTEYIRGQTLKTFLDEGPMDPPELAAMVIHELAAALAHAHEAGVIHRDLKPENVMVREDGVLKLMDFGIARLMDIEERMTVTGTLVGSPAHMAPEIIEGLEAGPTADVFSVGIMFYAAMTGRLPFSAPNTTATLKRILDGDYEDPRRRVPALSDALADICATCLQRDPQRRYPDAARLRDALADHLAGLGFARVGEELVSFFADPASYRKLARRRIVATLLERSERQVAEKRAPRALASLNQVLALDATNARALALLKGIQRAQRIKTWRRRGLRLGVGVAAAGLLGLGGWKARHANDAEATPSPVTTAPGGAAATPPAPDVPAGIVPTPPPGDGAPAAGGKELAGRPGTPQPPRPAAPGARPAKSATPPGALAPRTESAPAVGGAVRAGAARPSAEDEESPRKPLVRKLPVSILVRPYGSIRVDDGAISSQPLQKHDVEVTPGRRTVTISCDYCEDVVDTIDVQPGGDNVFHLRAQPKASRLSVDFEPAGAQVRVGDQLRSAAESVKDPFEIRSPRGPAGFQHTVVVEISHPGYVPERRVVHLRPGDPTTLRGSLRPE